The Pseudochaenichthys georgianus chromosome 8, fPseGeo1.2, whole genome shotgun sequence genome has a segment encoding these proteins:
- the LOC117451646 gene encoding uncharacterized protein, giving the protein MRLKDGVLKTVRGTVLPLLIRPESDADELQRAAEQKMKTFDRNLHGGPYVLLYPDGTKITNIPGTEVPFTLNEYKEVVGKAYQRITLYICTAEDFFTSSQETSSESNSSDSEVIIMSPTSAEFNAADTLIWEPADGESGTDSAAPVLFSDSQEGPGTSGGVLETACYSKYTQLYAPIVIEDKDDSDSVECSHDIPEDTKVDQQSLSEITANLALEIDHRAVSRFNICRSNIWDGAVRGFKRATFSEKKDILVKFSDDEGRFEEGLDTGGPKREFLSLLMKELNKRPIFDGPVESRYLVYNSTDSEFTLSGDPSGLNDTEQCHVADCWVLQTCQVM; this is encoded by the exons ATGAGGCTGAAAGATGGTGTACTGAAGACTGTAAGAGGAACAGTACTTCCCCTTTTGATACGACCAGAGTCGGATGCGGACGAATTGCAGAGAGCTGCTGAGCAAAAAATGAAGACCTTCGACAGAAATTTACATGGCGGTCCCTACGTACTGCTCTACCCTGACGGTACAAAGATAACCAATATACCAGGAACAGAAGTACCCTTCACTCTAAACGAGTACAAAGAGGTAGTGGGGAAGGCCTACCAACGTATCACACTGTACATTTGTACAGCTGAAGATTTCTTTACATCTT CTCAGGAAACCAGCTCTGAATCCAACTCATCGGATTCAGAGGTGATCATCATGAGTCCAACTTCTGCAGAATTCAATGCAGCTGATACATTA ATATGGGAACCTGCAGATGGAGAGTCAGGCACTGATTCAGCAGCTCCG GTCTTATTTTCTGACTCACAAGAGGGCCCAGGAACATCAGGAGGTGTGCTGGAAACTGCGTGCTATAG CAAATATACTCAGCTGTATGCGCCCATTGTGATAGAGGATAAGGATGACTCAGACAGTGTTGAGTGCAGTCATGACATTCCAGAGGATACAAA GGTGGACCAGCAATCACTTTCTGAGATAACTGCAAACCTGGCCCTAGAGATTGACCATCGAGCTGTCAGCAGATTTAACATCTGTCGCTCGAACATCTGGGATGGAGCAGTCAGAGGATTCAAAAGGGCAACATTCTCAGAAAAGAAAGACATCCTGGTGAAATTCTCTGACGATGAAGGGAGGTTTGAGGAAGGTCTCGATACAGGTGGCCCCAAGAGAGAATTCCTCTCCCTTCTCATGAAAGAGCTGAACAAACGGCCCATATTTGATGGACCTGTGGAGAGCCGCTACCTGGTCTACAATTCAACAG ATTCAGAATTCACCCTCAGTGGAGATCCTTCAGGACTTAATGATACGGAACAGTGCCATGTTGCAGACTGCTGGGTGCTTCAGACATGTCAGGTcatgtga